The nucleotide sequence GGCCGAAATTTAAaagttagatctacgaagatctagcTATTAGATCTtgatggtttttgggtatgttggtttaTGAGGGTAAAAGAATTGAGTGGTGGTCTCGGATCGCCGGAAAATGTGACTGGCGGTGTCAAATAGCTTAGTTTCAAATCTGACCAGAATTTTAAAAACCAAATCTACGGAAATCCAGCCGTTAGATCTGgctcatttttgtatatattgacCTCCATTGCTAGGCGCTTCTAATGGTAGGTTCTGATCGTCGAAATATTTGGCGAGCGGTGGCCGGAAGTGGACACCGACAGTGTGGCGGGCCtaggttattttattttggagtttTGGGCCATTAGGGCAGCATTTGGATCGATCCAAATCCtagagaatttaaattttgtatttaattgatTCTTatgtaatttgataattttcttAGGTGATTTTGACGTGCCCCAGCCGAGAGGCGTTTGAGGGAATCCCGCCTTTTCTATAACACTATGAGTGggtaatttgtattatgttgGTATTTGTTGCGTTCCTACCTTTCATTATTCTAGTATTCTATATATACTATTCATGACTTCGTTGTGAATTGCATACAGGGAACTTAGAATCTATATTATTTGTTTTGCACATATTGACACCTACGATTGATTGCATTTCTCTTAATGTGGATTGTGGATAATGATACATgtatgtgatatattacatgTGGCATTAATAATACCAAATATTGGTATGAAATGTGTGTTAAATGGAGTAACAGTTAGAACCCTGTATCGCTAACCACAGTAAGAGTTAGTCGTTGGTGCACCACGTATGTATTAGGGTGTGAGATAGTCCACCCTGGATGGGCATGAGATAGTCCGCCATCCTTGTTTATATCCAACGTGAGATAGTCTGCCAAAGTGGATCTTGATGGCATTGAGATAGTCCGCACCAAGGAAATGATATGTGTGAATTCTGGTTCTAAATGGTTTACTCCCAATGTGCATATCATTCATCATCTCTCATTCGGTATTATGTATTACTTGAAATGTCATGGCACGATGATCTATATTGTTGgattgattttatattttccCCCCACTATAATACTTGTTACCCCTCACTAAGCCAGTGTCAGGCTTATCCCTCAATATTTCAGATTTTGTAGGTTGACATCATTTTGACAGTAAGAGTCGTGGTAGACAATTCTATTTCATTTACTCAAGACACACTCCGGCTATAGCACATGCATCTCATCTCACGGGTTGAGTATAGGGAAATTAATATCCCTTTCGTATGTAAAGTGagaaattttgaatattgaAAGCATGTAATGGATTTATTTCCCAGTGGACACTTCAATATCAGTTAATGGAAATGCATTTATTTTGTAGTGTATATGAGGTTGTTAAATACTTGAAGGATTATGTGTATTATAAGGCTTACTATTCCCTGTTGGAGTTCGTGGCTTCTAGAGAGATGGTGCCGGTCACGGCCCCAGATTTTGGGTTGTGACaaagttggtatcaaagccgacccccgagcctctaagcgcaatggtggggcaaacctcagcgagaacgttgagtccctaaggggggcccgtgtaggcaccttaggtgaatcccacatcggtcaTGCAAATGAGAGAGATCTGGGactggttgtaaggtcgcatgacgagaatgTCATGTCctcaaggaggggagaatgtaataccctaagagcccagaaatgggtagtatatatcgaggataagtaaggaaggaaataacaccagctgaatacattttgggctgaatgtaggcaaggaactcccgggttaagcgtacttgagctgggaaagctcaaggatggatgaccccctggaaagttcgcgtagactcatcagggtaagttgttccgatcattcctatcgctcaatgtaGGATGTTACACAGTCAAAgtcttttttcttcatttgcaAGTGGCCAGTCAAAAAACGATGTCATTTTATACTCCAGTCGATTCATTTAGTTCGATTACTCCGACAAAGAAAAATGAACCAAAAACCGAACTTCCTAAaaaatataaccgaaccgaaccgttgcaataaaaaaatcgaaccaaaccaaCAAGTTCGGTCAGTTCGATTCGGCTAGTTTGGTTAAACCGAACATCTGCTCTCCCCTAGGTACCGAAGTATTTCCAAGccagataaagataattttcACCAAACATAATCCAATGTAAAGAAGATCTCAAAAAACTAATTTGATCGACCCTCATTTAGAGGCGATCCCTAGAGAATAAACCCCCAATATAAGGCAATCCCGATGATTTGGGGAGCAAATAAACCCAAATCCagtatgaaaaaatataagatagaCATTTCAAGTCCTCTTAGTGCCACCTATCCTAATCTCCCTGAATCCAAAATAAGGGAAGCCACACTTGATTgataatccaaatccaaataacTCTCAAATTCACAAAACtaagagaaattaattaatcctCCACGACATGAGCAGGCTTGACTAATTCCCACTGTGATTCTTATCAGGAAATTCATCCCATAAGGTATAAAAAAATCTCGGAGGATAAGTTAAAAATACATCATAGTACTATTCTCAACCTTTTTTAAGCTATCTCCAAAGCTCTTTGTTGACTTAAACATTAGAATGCCATCTTACAAATTGAATCCAGTGACAACTATTTTTATTTCACGTGTCCAAAAAATTGAGGCCAAATCAACTTCGGACAAGATACAAATCTCTACAAATTCAATTAGTAAACAATTATGGTGTCATAACCATAATGGTTATTTGATTAGACCAATGTAAAAGTTTTACATTAACCATCACATTCATCTCCATTATTCGTGATTGGAACTacttataaataagagaaatgcCTTCACCACTATAGCTCTAATTGTTTTAATGtaaacattttcatttttaggtatttggatggaaaagaaaaaaagatgagaGTTTGATTATATTGAGTTTGTTTTGAGATTCACATTTATATTAAGTACCTAACAATAATACAAGACTTAAGTGATAAGAAATTAAtctaacaaatattaaatatttaaaattaactgttaaatataaaaaatgtattaaaaaacaCAGTTGTAGTTCCCCAAACTTTGTCCTTTCACCTCAAACACATTGTTCAAAAGAAGAGGGGGAAATGGCACTCAAATCATTTGGGCTGCAGAATGAAAGGTTTAACCACAAACAGAAGAAGATGGATAGGGTTTAGGATTCTCATACTTGATCTGCCAAATCTCAACATCATCTCCTCTGTCGTACTCTCTCAAGTACTGCGGAATCTGTGTAAGATCAATGCACTCGCCAACGAAGCAACGCCAAGGTCTACTTCTACCGTTATCATCATCGCAATCTGTATCAGCCATTGTGGGAACTAATTACGTGCTATACAGATCAACAACGTGAGAGAAGTTATTTACTGGCATATTTCTACCTCCATCATGTAGATAGGTTCGAAAATGTGAGTACCCATTTGCAATGACGTTAAGGTCATCCACAGTGAAGTTGTATCGTTTTTCCAATGCCAAGTACGCCACCTGAAATAAGGGCAAAGCACAACTCTTTTCAATCGTCATTTACGGACTCCATTGGATTTGCTTCACTCTTTTTGCCTAATGATGGTATTGACAAAGCAGAAGAATTTTAGTCCTGGAAAGACTGTCAAACGGTATGAATGGGTTTGAATGTGGAAGCCATGACACCCTATAACTGCGTCATCAATGGCAGACAGAAATCCATAATAGATTGTTCAGGACGAAGGTAAAAACGCACGGATTATTCTATTAAGATGTTGAATTGCGTTACCTGGTCACTTGTGGAATACTTAAAGTATGCATGTCAAATGCTCGTTCAAAACATGCACTAATCTAGTCAGTACCTTTTCTGGTCTATGCGCCATAAGTCTCTCTAAAGTGTTGAAGAATGCATCAGTCAGGTCATCACTATAAATAACATCAGCAGCCACAATGAGAGAAGCTCTCTGGATTTCTTCAACTTCTGCTGAGGTCCAAGCATGCCTAAAATATGGGAAAACAAATTTTACCATCTTCTCCAGTGTGTTTATATAGTCATTAAATCTAAGTGACCCCAAAAAAGGAactaaaacaacaacatatcaagccttaaaaAGAATTCAGCAATGCATAATTGTAACTGAACATTCACCGTTTTAGAGATGCAGAGTTTTCTACCAAATTAGGAGGCCAGGAACCTTTCCAATCAAGTTCACGAACACAAACTAAAGCTTGGGAGTGGAACAATTCGGAGTTGAGACAAACATTGGTAGCACAGTTGTCAAGTACTTCATCACCATTGTCTGCCCGACAATAAAAAAACACTTAACAGACTAAAATTTAGAGTGGCGTCTCTATTTTGAGGCAACTTGATAAAATTAGCGTAAACCTGTCAATCTCAAGTGTTAGAAAACTACCAATGTTGGCATTTGctgaagaaaaataattcaaacataGTAAATGCAGATCCCTAGGCAAATATGATACAAAAGGTAGGCAAGGAAACCAAGTACAAAAGCATTGCAGCTATTCACACATATTTAACCCATGAGGCTTCTAGGAGGGGAAGAAAGtattaaggaagaaagaaaataaacaaagaatCAGACAACTGGATTCACAAGACATTAtcaagaatatttttctcacaGAAAGTAACTTCATCCACCGAAGAATATCATCAGATTCTTGTTCTTAGATTGGTAAAACAAAAGGACATCATCAGAGAAGATTGCCACTTTCCCAGTTAGCTGACTATAGAGAAACTTTCAGTGCTTTGGTGCTCtaaaagttatattttctttaatcattGACTAGATCTTGCAATTCAACATCCAATTGAATCTCAGTCCTCGATTTCATCATAAGAGTTGAAAaaaattttacttgaaaattttattttcatttactttCTCGATTTCTCTTTTATGAAACAAAACAATCAAGTCATGACACCAGTAATATTTGCCTAGCACCAGGCATCAACTGATcgaattgaaaatgaatatataatgaaataagCATTCTTGGTATGAAATATTTCTACATGCTAGAAACAGAGGTAGAAATAAAGCTTCTTAGGTACAAGAAGTGTGTGAAATTAAGCATAGCAGCCAATAAAGCAGCTTTCTAATTAAACTACACTCACATCGTACCTGTCAGGAAGACAGTTTTAGCAACACGTGCAAGC is from Diospyros lotus cultivar Yz01 chromosome 2, ASM1463336v1, whole genome shotgun sequence and encodes:
- the LOC127795933 gene encoding uncharacterized protein LOC127795933 — translated: MDTTPSPEILTPTTGSESEEEDIVMSDVHLGCPPNFSGPYISRFTFSLPPVKAEAISKQQLVTLDGDGDLVITRRSRQCKDTYVVRVQHSITSTIPSVGLQVWRAELALADFVLHKMVTSSEFDGIVAIELGAGTGLVGILLARVAKTVFLTDNGDEVLDNCATNVCLNSELFHSQALVCVRELDWKGSWPPNLVENSASLKRHAWTSAEVEEIQRASLIVAADVIYSDDLTDAFFNTLERLMAHRPEKVAYLALEKRYNFTVDDLNVIANGYSHFRTYLHDGDCDDDNGRSRPWRCFVGECIDLTQIPQYLREYDRGDDVEIWQIKLMYSSRLKMASTSSYCNT